In Schistocerca serialis cubense isolate TAMUIC-IGC-003099 chromosome 8, iqSchSeri2.2, whole genome shotgun sequence, one genomic interval encodes:
- the LOC126416429 gene encoding protein decapentaplegic: MSALRPATAAAALLLAVALAVLVGAASATQGRALPAGAEASLLSALGLRSRPRPDRSRVVVPPAMLELWRTRFEAQQQHAKQPRRHVVPAHGANTVRSFTHRESDADAEFEGHHRFRLHFDVKSIPESELLQAAELRLARDAIETGRGRRRLRVLVHDVVRRGTRDVPLTRLVDSRVVGTGSNESLALDVLPAVRRWREDPRHNHGLLVEVLAADQYAKQQPATPIPHHVRLRRAADEDDSRWLQRQPILLAYTDDKRGPQRRSKRNGAPPSRKSKRKDQRSTCRRHPLYVDFREVGWDDWIVAPPGYEAWYCHGDCPFPLSAHMNSTNHAVVQTLMNSMNPGLVPKACCVPTQLTSISMLYLDEESKVVLKNYHEMAVVGCGCR, from the exons ATGAGTGCGCTGCGCCCCgccacggcggcggcggcgctgctgCTGGCGGTGGCGCTGGCTGTGCTGGTGGGGGCGGCGAGCGCAACGCAGGGGCGAGCGCTGCCCGCGGGGGCGGAGGCCAGCCTGCTGTCCGCGCTGGGGCTGCGCTCCCGGCCACGGCCCGACCGCTCCCGCGTCGTTGTGCCGCCCGCCATGCTCGAGCTCTGGCGGACGCGCTTCGAGGCTCAGCAGCAGCACGCCAAGCAACCCCGGCGCCACGTCGTTCCCGCGCACGGCGCCAATACCGTCCGCAGTTTTACGCACCGAG AATCTGATGCGGACGCAGAGTTCGAGGGGCATCATCGCTTCCGTCTTCACTTCGACGTGAAGAGCATTCCCGAGTCCGAGCTGCTGCAGGCAGCCGAGCTGCGGCTGGCGCGCGACGCCATCGAGACCGGCCGCGGCCGCCGGCGCTTGCGCGTGCTGGTGCACGATGTGGTGCGCCGCGGCACCCGAGATGTGCCCCTCACGCGCCTCGTCGACTCTCGCGTGGTCGGCACCGGCTCCAACGAATCGCTGGCGCTCGACGTGCTGCCGGCGGTGCGCAGGTGGCGCGAGGATCCGCGCCACAACCACGGCTTGCTGGTGGAGGTGCTGGCTGCGGACCAGTACGCAAAGCAGCAACCGGCGACACCGATACCTCATCACGTGCGGCTGCGACGTGCCGCCGATGAGGACGACTCCCGGTGGCTGCAACGGCAGCCTATACTGCTCGCTTACACCGACGACAAGCGCGGACCTCAGAGACGTTCCAAGCGCAACGGCGCGCCCCCCAGCCGCAAGTCGAAGCGGAAGGACCAGCGTTCGACATGTCGCCGTCACCCGCTCTACGTGGATTTCCGCGAAGTCGGTTGGGACGACTGGATTGTAGCACCGCCAGGCTACGAAGCGTGGTATTGTCACGGTGACTGTCCGTTCCCACTGTCAGCTCACATGAACTCTACGAACCACGCCGTCGTACAGACTTTGATGAATTCGATGAACCCTGGCCTCGTGCCGAAAGCGTGCTGTGTACCGACGCAGCTCACGTCCATCTCTATGCTTTATTTAGATGAAGAGTCCAAAGTGGTGCTTAAGAACTACCACGAGATGGCAGTGGTTGGGTGTGGTTGTCGGTAG